AGAGGGCGGCGCGAACAGGCAGGATCAGCAGCGCGGCGAGAAAGAAGCGCTTGTGGCCCCAGCGGTCGGCCTTCGCGCCGACCAACATCGCGAACGGCACCATCACCAATTGCGCGGCGACGATGCAGGCCGACATCAGGCTGGTGCCCATGTTCTTGTCCTGGAGCGCCAGCTTTTGCCCGACCAGCGGCAACATGGCCGCGTTGGCGAGATGGAAGAGCAGTACGCAGATTGCAAAGACGAGCAGGGGGCGGCAGGTCAGAAGCACGGTGATGCCCGACGGCGCGTCCCGCCGCGCATCGGCGTCTGCATCATTCATCCCACGGGCCAAATCATGATCGATGGCGCGGGCAGGGATCGCGAGGATACTGAGGAGGCTCGCGATCGCCATCGCGCCAAGGAGGAAGAAGACGACAGTCGGGCCCACCCAATAGGCGGAGACCCCCGCCAGCGCGGCCGCGACCGCATTGCCGGCGTGGTTGAAGGTCTCGTTGCGGCCGATCCGCCGGGTGAAGGCGGCATGGCCGAAGATGCCGAGCGAAACGGCTGCGATCGCGGGCGGAAACATCACGGCAGCGGCCTGCGCAATCCCTTGCGAGATCGCGACGGGGAGGAAGCTCGGAAACAACGGCAGCGACAGCGAGGCCAGCGTCACCATGATCGCAGCAATCACCATCACCAGCCGCTTCGCCCGGGTCGCATCGACCAGGGCGCCGGCCGGCGTCTGCGCCACGATGCCGGCAACGGTTGCGATCGACATCACGAGGCCGATCCGCGCCTCGTCCCAGTGCTGCTCGGTCAGAAGATAGACCGCGAGATAGGGCCCGAGCCCATCGCGGACGTCGGCGAGGAAGAAATTGGCTGCATCCAGCGCGCGGCCGGCCTGTCTTGCCTGATCGGGATTCTCGCTGGCCATCGGTCTCTCGATCGTCGTTGTGCAAACCAGCGTGCCAATCAATCCGCAGTCGTCCCGGACAAGCGGAAGCGCAGATCCGGGACCCATAACCGTTTGGCGAAGATTGGTGGCTAGCAGTTGGCTCGGTCACGCTTCCTGTGGATATGGATCCCGGATCGGCGCGCGCTCGAGGCGCGCTTGTCCAGGACGACGGTGGAGCTCACATTCACCGCGCCACCGAGAGCTTCTCCGTGATCGCCTTACGCAGAATCCGCGAGAGCGATTCCACCGAATATGGCTTCTGAATCAGCTCAAACCCGCGATGGGCGTTCTCGGCGAGCACGTTGCTGTAGCCGCTTGTGAGCACCACGGGCAGGCCCGGATAGCGCTCGCGAATGACGCCGGCGAGCTCGACGCCGTTCATGCCGGGCATGATGACGTCGGAGAAGACGAGGTCGACGGAGAATTCGTTCTCGCCCAGGATCGTCAGAGCAGCGTTGGCGTTGGCGACGCGCCGGACGACGTAGCCGAGATCTTCCAGAAGCTCGGTCGAGAACTGGCCGACATCGTCATTGTCCTCAACCACGAGCACGCGGTAGCCGCGCCCCGTGATCGCAGCCTCGTGGGTGAGCGCCGCGGTTTCCTTCTCGGCGGCGGGACTCTGCGCCTGGGGCAAATACATGGTGAAGGTCGCGCCGTGGCCTTGTGTGCTCGTCACCGCGATGTCGCCCTCGGACTGCTTCGCGAATCCGAAGGCCTGGCTGAGGCCGAGACCGGTACCCTTGCCGACCTCCTTGGTGGTGAAGAACGGCTCGAAGATGGAGTCGAGATGGTCCGGCGCGATGCCGCTGCCGGTGTCGGCGACGGAGATTGCGACATAGTCGCCGCCCCGCGCCGATTGTGCGCGCAGGCTCGGAATGCCCTGAACCTTGCGCACGGCGATGGTGAGGCGGCCTTCGCCGTCCATGGCGTCGCGGGCGTTGATGGCGAGGTTGATCAGCGCGGTCTCGAACTGGGCGATGTCGGCGACGGTGAAGCAGTCGGCATCGTCGATCTCGACGACGATCTCGATGCGGCCGCCGACCAGCGGCCGCACCAGTTGCGCGACGCCCTCGACCTGGCTGCCGACGTTGAAGATCTGGGGTTTCAGCGGCTGCCGGCGCGCGAACGCCAGAAGCTGCGCGGTCAGCTTGGAGGCGCGCTCGACCGTCTCGGAGATGGCATCGACATAGCGGCGGCGGCGCTCTTCCGGCAGCTCCCGCCGGCGCAGGAAATCGGTGGCCGAGCGGATGATGGTGAGGAGATTGTTGAAATCGTGTGCGACGCCGCCGGTGAGCTGGCCGATCGCCTCCATCTTCTGCGATTGCCGCAACGCCTCCTCGCCGCGGCGGCGCTCGGTGATGTCGACGGCCTCGGGCACGGCGCCTGTGATGTTGCCGTGACGGTCGAGCACGGGGCGCATGCCGAAGTCGAAATCGCGCTCGCCGACGGGAAGGCGTAGCCGCATCTCGAGCCGCACCGCTTCGCCCTTGAGCACGGTGTGGAAGGCGTCCTGCACTTGCGCGCTCATGCCCTCCGTCGCGCTGAACCAGGGCGTCTCCCACAACGGCTTGCCGATCACATCTGAAGAGCTCGCATCGATGCCGTCGAGTGCGGTCTTGTTGGCGTAGAGAAGCTCGCCCCTGAGATTGACCAGACCCTGATACTGGTTGCTGGTTTCCAGGATCGCGCGCAGCCGCGCCTCGTTGGATTCGAGCTCGGCGGTGCGTTGTGCGATGCGCTCTTCCAGCGTCTCGTTGAGCTGCCGGAGCTCGATCTCGGCCTGCTTGGCGACGGTGATGTCGTGGGCAACACCGATGAAGCCGATATGCTTGCCGGTCGGGTCCCAGCGTGGCTGCGATTCCGAGCGCAACCAGCGCCATTCGCCGCTGGCGTTCTTGTACCGCGCTTCGAGCACGAAGGGCTTGAGTGACGCTTCGCCCTGGACGGATTGCTGGAGCACGTGCGGCAGGTCGTCCGGATGCAGCACCTTGCGCCAGTCGAAATCGATGGCCTGATCATAGGGCAGGCCGACGAAATCGACATAGGCCTGGTTGGCGAAGGACCGCTTGCGATCGAGCTTGGTCACCCAGATCGGTACCGGCGCGCTGTCGGCGATCAACCGAAAGCGTTCCTCGCTCTCGCGCAGGGTCTCGCGCGCGAGCATCTGGTCGGTGATGTCGATATGGGCGCCCACGAGGCGGATGGCGCGGCCATCCTTGTCGCGCTCGATCTTGGCGACGACCCGGATCCAGCGGGTCTCGCCGTCATTGGGGCGGATGATGCGGTATGCGGCGGTGTAGTCTTCGCTCGTGCCGGCGAGCGCCTCCAAGAAATGCTTGACGGTTGCTTCGCGATCCTCGGGATGGAGCCGATTGACCCAATCCTCGTGCGATTCGTCGGCGGCCTCGGGCGGCAGGCCATGAATCATGAGATATTCGGGCGAGCGGCGGTTCTTGAACCCTTCGCGGAAGTCGACCTCGACGCCGCCGACCTTGCCAATGCGCTGGATGCGTGCGAGCTCGGCCTCGCGCTCCTGAAGCGCACGATAGGCGTTGTCGCGCTCGCGCGCGACGTCTTCGAGATGCTGGCGCAGCCTTTCGGCGGCGATGGTTTCGGGCAAGGGATCGTTCAAGGCATCGGCCGTTGTCATGCGGTTGCGCACGTGCCGAATGGATATTCACACAGACGGAGCGTGATGACCATTGTTTAGAGGAAATAGACTGTCTGGAAAGGCTGGCGGCGAGCCCGGCATGCGGGAAAGTGTGGTAGGCAACGCCGGTTTTGGCATTTTGTTCCTGAAATTGGAACGATGCAGCTGCGGATGCGTCTTCGCGAGGCGCCACACCTCTCGTCGTTCAAATCACCTTTCCGAAGAGGCTAAATCTTGAAGCTCTTTGTCTGCCAGGCCTGCGGCAACGTCCTCTATTTCGAGAACCGTGTCTGCGAACGCTGCGGCCATCAGGTCGCGTTCCTGCCGGAGAGGGAGACGATGTCGGCGATCGAGCCCGACGGAGAGGCCTGGAGGACGCTGGCAGACAAGGGCGAAAGCCGGATGCTGTGCCGCAATGCCGCGTACGATTCCTGCAACTGGCTGACGG
The nucleotide sequence above comes from Bradyrhizobium sp. NDS-1. Encoded proteins:
- a CDS encoding MFS transporter, whose protein sequence is MASENPDQARQAGRALDAANFFLADVRDGLGPYLAVYLLTEQHWDEARIGLVMSIATVAGIVAQTPAGALVDATRAKRLVMVIAAIMVTLASLSLPLFPSFLPVAISQGIAQAAAVMFPPAIAAVSLGIFGHAAFTRRIGRNETFNHAGNAVAAALAGVSAYWVGPTVVFFLLGAMAIASLLSILAIPARAIDHDLARGMNDADADARRDAPSGITVLLTCRPLLVFAICVLLFHLANAAMLPLVGQKLALQDKNMGTSLMSACIVAAQLVMVPFAMLVGAKADRWGHKRFFLAALLILPVRAALYTLSDNPFWLVGVQLLDGVGAGIFGAIFPVIVADLMRNTGRFNVAQGAVITAQSIGAAMSTTLGGVVVVAAGYSAAFISLGAVAAIGAVICILALPETRHGAPRPQGKTAASASAIAAE
- a CDS encoding PAS domain-containing sensor histidine kinase — protein: MRNRMTTADALNDPLPETIAAERLRQHLEDVARERDNAYRALQEREAELARIQRIGKVGGVEVDFREGFKNRRSPEYLMIHGLPPEAADESHEDWVNRLHPEDREATVKHFLEALAGTSEDYTAAYRIIRPNDGETRWIRVVAKIERDKDGRAIRLVGAHIDITDQMLARETLRESEERFRLIADSAPVPIWVTKLDRKRSFANQAYVDFVGLPYDQAIDFDWRKVLHPDDLPHVLQQSVQGEASLKPFVLEARYKNASGEWRWLRSESQPRWDPTGKHIGFIGVAHDITVAKQAEIELRQLNETLEERIAQRTAELESNEARLRAILETSNQYQGLVNLRGELLYANKTALDGIDASSSDVIGKPLWETPWFSATEGMSAQVQDAFHTVLKGEAVRLEMRLRLPVGERDFDFGMRPVLDRHGNITGAVPEAVDITERRRGEEALRQSQKMEAIGQLTGGVAHDFNNLLTIIRSATDFLRRRELPEERRRRYVDAISETVERASKLTAQLLAFARRQPLKPQIFNVGSQVEGVAQLVRPLVGGRIEIVVEIDDADCFTVADIAQFETALINLAINARDAMDGEGRLTIAVRKVQGIPSLRAQSARGGDYVAISVADTGSGIAPDHLDSIFEPFFTTKEVGKGTGLGLSQAFGFAKQSEGDIAVTSTQGHGATFTMYLPQAQSPAAEKETAALTHEAAITGRGYRVLVVEDNDDVGQFSTELLEDLGYVVRRVANANAALTILGENEFSVDLVFSDVIMPGMNGVELAGVIRERYPGLPVVLTSGYSNVLAENAHRGFELIQKPYSVESLSRILRKAITEKLSVAR